From the genome of Bicyclus anynana chromosome 20, ilBicAnyn1.1, whole genome shotgun sequence, one region includes:
- the LOC112042951 gene encoding deoxyribonuclease TATDN1, with protein sequence MKRMASFRKYIDIGANLTDEMYQGVYHGSKKHEPDLDKVLSRSWAGGLEKMIITGGSLVDSKRAIELANTSSQLFSTVGCHPTRCNDFVENPDLYLKGLKDLIEENRDKVVAIGECGLDYERLHFCEKETQLKYFEYQLQLSGEYNLPLFLHCRAAADDLVEILSRNKMHITGGVVHSFDGTQEAMEKILELDLYIGINGCSLRTKENLDVASKIPQDRLMIETDCPWCEVKPTHPGYAHVITKFPSVKKEKYSVESDNQVKGRNEPVNIVQVLEILAAIRKENIDELAEAIYNNTNKLFFKNKA encoded by the exons ATGAAAAGAATGGCTTCCTTCAGAAAATATATCG atattggTGCAAACCTAACTGATGAGATGTATCAAGGAGTTTACCATGGTTCAAAGAAACATGAACCTGATTTAGACAAGGTTTTAAGTCGCAGCTGGGCGGGTGGATTGGaaaaaatgataataactgGAGGCAGTCTAGTGGACAGCAAGAGGGCCATTGAACTTGCAAATACAAGTT ctCAATTATTTTCTACCGTAGGATGCCATCCAACAAGGTGCAATGATTTTGTGGAAAATCCTGACTTATATCTAAAAGGGTTGAAAGATTTGATCGAGGAGAACAGAGATAAGGTGGTTGCTATTGGAGAATGTGGCTTGGATTACGAAAGATTGCATTTTTGTGAAAAGGAAACACAATTAAA ATATTTTGAATACCAGTTGCAATTAAGTGGGGAATACAACCTACCCTTGTTCCTGCACTGCCGGGCTGCTGCTGATGATCTAGTTGAGATCTTGAGCAGGAATAAGATGCACATAACTGGTGGAGTGGTGCATTCCTTTGATGGAACTCAGGAGGCTATGGAGAAGATTCTAGAACTTGACTTATATATTGGTATAAATGGATG TTCACTCAGAACAAAAGAGAACTTGGATGTAGCATCTAAAATACCACAGGACAGGCTTATGATAGAGACTGACTGTCCGTGGTGCGAGGTGAAGCCGACCCACCCAGGATATGCCCATGTCATAACCAAGTTCCCCTCTGTGAAGAAAGAAAAGTACTCTGTGGAATCTGACAATCAAGTAAAAGGCAGAAACGAACCAGTGAATATTGT GCAAGTTTTGGAAATACTAGCAGCAATCAGGAAAGAAAACATAGATGAATTGGCTGAGGCCATTTACAATAACACCAACAAAttgttctttaaaaataaggcttaa
- the LOC112042943 gene encoding antichymotrypsin-1, which produces MATRILILLVAMAAVQSYPQYFDDLVFPQYTRTALGDSVDVASMKLLKETYKSATEKNVVTSPLGIQTLLALYASGAEGKNREEIVKSLGASEYGLLKNNYIDMSDRFSSMDRKFLTLCNKVLVSDKYSLQDQFLKTARSFHSEVDNINFEDTKAAADAINEWASRNTDGKISNPVSESDIDPASAVALLNVIYFQGHWHVPFNASETKDKEFHVDKSTTVVKPMMHLEQSLHYRDSPELGAWLVELPYKESKFRMIIVLPKDVDGLQAVVEKAAENGLLQDVFQMYPAGAEVILDLPKFEIRSKLNLNELLPKVGVSRIFEESAAGIIKEQGVAVSRGLQEAFIKVDEEGATAGAFTGLVAVPMSSNSRPPPPIHFKADHPFLFAILHDDVVLFTGTYSH; this is translated from the exons ATGGCTACACGGATTCTGATTTTACTGG TCGCAATGGCCGCCGTGCAGTCTTACCCCCAATACTTCGACGACCTCGTGTTTCCGCAGTACACGAGAACGGCCCTCGGCGACTCAGTGGACGTCGCCTCTATGAAACTTCTCAag GAAACCTACAAATCTGCAACAGAGAAGAACGTGGTGACATCGCCTCTGGGGATACAGACCCTGCTGGCGCTCTACGCGAGCGGAGCTGAAGGGAAGAACAGAGAAGAGATCGTAAAGAGCCTTGGAGCATCTGAATATGGACTG CTCAAGAACAACTACATCGATATGAGCGACCGGTTCAGCTCTATGGACCGCAAGTTCCTGACTCTGTGCAACAAAGTGCTGGTCTCCGACAAGTACAGTTTGCAGGATCAGTTCCTCAAGACAGCGCGCTCCTTCCACAGCGAAGTCGACAACATCAACTTTGAGGACACTAAAGCAGCTGCTGATGCTATTAACGAAtgg GCTTCAAGGAACACAGATGGAAAGATCTCCAACCCCGTCTCAGAAAGTGACATCGACCCCGCTTCTGCTGTGGCTCTGCTCAACGTCATCTACTTCCAG GGCCATTGGCACGTGCCGTTCAATGCTAGCGAGACGAAAGACAaagaattccacgtggacaaatCCACCACCGTGGTGAAGCCCATGATGCACCTCGAGCAGTCTCTTCACTACCGCGACAGCCCTGAGTTGGGAGCCTGG ttgGTGGAACTTCCGTATAAAGAGTCAAAGTTCCGCATGATCATAGTCCTGCCCAAGGATGTCGATGGACTCCAAGCTGTGGTCGAGAAGGCGGCAGAGAATGGTCTCCTCCAGGATGTATTTCAAATGTACCCAGCAGGCGCTGAAGTGATCCTCGATTTGCCCAAATTTGAGATCAGATCTAAACTGAACCTTAACGAACTTCTGCCAAAG gtggGTGTGTCGCGTATCTTCGAGGAGTCAGCAGCTGGCATCATCAAGGAGCAAGGCGTGGCTGTGTCACGTGGTTTGCAAGAGGCTTTTATCAAGGTGGATGAGGAGGGCGCCACTGCTGGAGCCTTTACTG gtCTGGTAGCAGTGCCTATGTCATCAAACTCTCGTCCGCCGCCGCCGATCCACTTCAAGGCGGACCATCCCTTCCTGTTCGCCATCCTGCATGACGACGTGGTGCTGTTCACGGGTACTTACTCGCACTAA